The following proteins are encoded in a genomic region of Mahella australiensis 50-1 BON:
- a CDS encoding penicillin-binding transpeptidase domain-containing protein, which yields MKNANLKLSKKEEEKKQRKALKWRYTAFVMAFIVMFSALLYRLADLQIVNGADYLHQSETNKMRPIKIEAPRGKILDRNMQVMAANERRYVVEMYRHNLIDEAINDVLTKTLAILEKNGDGFIDNLPIVLTNKGFAFNWDTDDAEKAKAKEAKFKNDNNIEASASAEEAFKALREKYKIPEDMDVQQARKIVAIRYEMSQSGYKRYIPTPIAINVSQKTVFEIEEHSVELPGVNISTQYVRQYPMGQTAAHVVGYLGKISEEEKDKYEAKGYDISKALVGKSGIEKSMEDQLTGSSGDRLGERWVMTDVVGRLIKELPDKAKDPKSGNNVVLNIDAELQKVAEQSLKNTIDAIRNGKYNKPGPYADDGAAVVMNVNTGEVLAMVSYPSYDPNGMVGNNAAKYFRQLISDESNPLLNRVITGAYTPGSTFKIATAVAALQEGVVTPNTIIVDKGLYTLNDTLNPKDAPACWYWNDHGKTHGPEDVRDAIKDSCNYYFFEVTNRMGIDNLYKWADRLGLTRPTGIDLPGEISSFVDNPGRREAATRTFITNNIKKALNVEEMNAEWEQRINATVDKLLKVKYYDKTSVRAILDEDLHLGDDNTLVDTLTSSRGTWATQQWSIIDHIITGIGQAQTMLTPIAIVRYISAVVNGGKVMTPHVVKQVVDNNGTVIETIQPEVQDDLKLDPAYVEAIKAGMHSVTEEGGTASSFFGQFLKQYPSMSVGGKTGTAQTSNDPKKSNAVFVAFAPYEKPEIAIAIVVPGGRSGSYLSPVAIDILKTYFKLDRTEEAKP from the coding sequence TTGAAAAATGCAAACTTAAAGCTAAGCAAGAAAGAGGAAGAGAAAAAACAAAGAAAGGCATTAAAGTGGCGCTATACGGCTTTTGTGATGGCGTTTATTGTTATGTTCAGCGCCCTTTTATATAGATTGGCCGATCTGCAGATCGTGAATGGGGCGGATTATCTACACCAATCCGAGACAAATAAAATGCGTCCCATCAAGATAGAAGCTCCGAGAGGAAAGATATTGGATCGCAATATGCAGGTTATGGCAGCTAATGAACGGCGATATGTGGTCGAGATGTATCGACATAATCTGATAGATGAGGCTATAAACGATGTATTAACAAAAACGCTGGCTATACTTGAGAAAAATGGCGATGGCTTTATAGATAATCTACCCATAGTTTTGACCAATAAAGGGTTTGCATTTAATTGGGATACGGATGATGCTGAAAAGGCCAAAGCCAAAGAAGCCAAGTTTAAAAATGATAACAATATAGAGGCATCTGCTTCAGCCGAGGAGGCTTTTAAAGCTTTGCGTGAAAAGTATAAAATACCGGAGGATATGGATGTTCAGCAAGCCAGAAAGATTGTTGCCATAAGATATGAAATGTCTCAGAGCGGTTATAAGAGGTATATACCCACGCCTATAGCCATAAATGTGAGCCAAAAGACCGTGTTTGAAATAGAAGAACATAGCGTAGAACTGCCCGGAGTCAATATATCGACGCAATATGTCCGCCAGTATCCCATGGGTCAGACAGCTGCACATGTGGTAGGATACCTCGGCAAAATATCCGAAGAAGAAAAGGATAAGTATGAAGCAAAGGGATATGATATTTCAAAAGCTCTGGTAGGTAAAAGCGGCATAGAAAAGTCGATGGAGGACCAGCTCACAGGTAGCTCAGGTGACAGATTGGGTGAGCGTTGGGTAATGACAGACGTGGTAGGGCGCTTGATAAAAGAGCTACCTGATAAAGCAAAGGATCCTAAGTCGGGCAACAATGTCGTATTGAATATAGATGCTGAATTGCAAAAGGTGGCAGAGCAATCCCTTAAAAATACCATAGATGCCATACGCAATGGCAAATATAATAAACCGGGCCCATATGCCGATGATGGCGCTGCTGTAGTTATGAATGTAAATACCGGCGAAGTGCTGGCTATGGTCAGTTATCCTTCTTATGATCCTAATGGGATGGTGGGAAATAATGCTGCCAAATATTTCAGGCAGCTTATAAGCGATGAAAGCAATCCCCTTCTGAACAGGGTCATAACCGGCGCTTATACGCCTGGTTCAACCTTTAAGATCGCTACCGCTGTGGCCGCTCTCCAGGAAGGCGTTGTAACACCGAATACCATTATAGTAGATAAGGGATTATATACATTGAACGACACGCTAAATCCTAAAGACGCGCCAGCATGCTGGTACTGGAATGATCATGGCAAGACACATGGTCCAGAAGACGTGCGCGATGCCATAAAGGATTCCTGCAATTATTATTTCTTCGAAGTAACTAACCGTATGGGTATCGACAACCTGTATAAATGGGCCGATAGATTAGGGCTAACCAGGCCGACCGGTATAGACCTGCCGGGCGAAATATCCAGTTTTGTGGATAATCCCGGACGCCGTGAGGCTGCTACGAGGACGTTTATCACAAATAATATAAAAAAAGCACTGAACGTAGAGGAAATGAATGCCGAGTGGGAGCAGAGAATAAATGCCACAGTCGATAAATTGCTCAAAGTCAAATATTATGATAAAACATCTGTTAGAGCTATACTAGATGAAGACCTTCATCTAGGTGATGACAATACACTGGTCGATACGCTCACATCCTCGCGAGGCACATGGGCTACTCAGCAATGGAGCATTATAGACCATATTATTACAGGTATAGGCCAGGCGCAAACTATGCTTACCCCTATAGCTATAGTGCGCTATATATCGGCGGTAGTAAACGGCGGCAAAGTGATGACGCCTCATGTGGTCAAACAGGTGGTCGATAATAATGGTACTGTTATAGAAACTATACAGCCGGAGGTACAAGATGATTTAAAACTTGATCCGGCATATGTAGAGGCTATAAAAGCCGGCATGCATTCGGTAACCGAAGAGGGCGGCACGGCATCGTCTTTCTTCGGCCAGTTTCTCAAACAATATCCTAGTATGTCAGTAGGTGGTAAAACCGGCACAGCTCAGACCTCGAATGATCCCAAAAAAAGTAATGCTGTTTTTGTGGCCTTTGCGCCTTATGAAAAACCGGAAATAGCCATAGCAATAGTGGTACCGGGTGGCCGAAGCGGTTCTTATTTATCGCCTGTAGCTATAGATATACTGAAAACCTATTTTAAACTCGATCGAACAGAGGAGGCAAAGCCTTGA
- the minE gene encoding cell division topological specificity factor MinE, translating to MDLFKFFTKDEVNSKDIARERLKMVLAQDRTNISPQILNMLKANIIELVSGYMEIDEGGVQVQLTRNTSVRRGATSELVANIPIRKVKNIGKTM from the coding sequence ATGGATTTATTTAAGTTTTTTACCAAGGATGAGGTTAATTCCAAAGATATAGCGCGCGAGCGCTTGAAGATGGTATTAGCCCAAGACAGAACCAACATATCCCCTCAGATACTCAATATGCTTAAAGCTAATATAATAGAATTGGTATCAGGCTATATGGAAATCGATGAAGGCGGCGTGCAGGTTCAATTGACCAGAAACACTAGTGTTCGCAGGGGGGCTACGTCGGAATTGGTAGCCAATATACCGATACGCAAGGTTAAGAACATAGGTAAGACTATGTAA
- the mreC gene encoding rod shape-determining protein MreC — MPRLLKNRFAILILAAVIALTSIIAVTIKERHQVSPAEGIIGDILAPIQKGVYTFVNGIRSFIDNVVLSRQQGKDISQLQQRINELQQENQRLKELEEENQRLKNMLDFKEANPQLVTSGARVIAKNAGNWFETFVIDKGSSDGIAVDMAVITAQGLAGRVMEVADHWAKVMAIIDERSSVSIIADKTRDNGVARGMLVAGSGADADLLKILYLPLDSKLNKGDEVITSGLGGVFPKGIPVGVVQEVKKTLTGEVEYAMVKPHVDFLRIEEVMVIKSPVENIEVGS, encoded by the coding sequence ATGCCCCGTTTGCTCAAGAACCGTTTTGCTATATTGATTTTAGCAGCGGTCATAGCCCTTACTTCAATTATAGCTGTCACTATAAAAGAACGCCATCAAGTAAGCCCTGCCGAAGGCATTATAGGGGATATTTTGGCTCCTATACAAAAGGGAGTATATACTTTTGTTAACGGTATAAGGTCGTTTATAGATAATGTCGTTTTATCCCGTCAACAAGGCAAGGATATCAGCCAGTTGCAACAGCGGATAAACGAATTGCAGCAAGAGAATCAGAGGCTGAAGGAATTGGAGGAGGAGAATCAACGGCTTAAAAATATGTTGGATTTTAAAGAGGCGAATCCTCAACTTGTGACGAGTGGAGCGCGTGTCATAGCTAAAAATGCGGGCAACTGGTTTGAAACATTTGTGATAGATAAGGGATCATCTGACGGCATCGCTGTAGACATGGCCGTTATAACTGCTCAGGGTTTAGCTGGGCGCGTTATGGAAGTAGCCGATCACTGGGCCAAGGTTATGGCTATAATCGATGAACGCAGCTCGGTTAGCATTATAGCTGATAAGACGCGCGATAACGGGGTGGCCCGGGGTATGCTAGTAGCCGGGTCAGGTGCCGACGCCGACCTATTAAAAATACTATATCTTCCATTGGACTCTAAGTTAAATAAAGGGGATGAGGTTATAACATCAGGGCTAGGAGGCGTATTTCCAAAGGGTATACCGGTAGGCGTAGTACAAGAGGTAAAAAAGACGTTAACTGGTGAAGTGGAGTATGCGATGGTGAAGCCTCATGTGGATTTTCTTAGGATAGAAGAGGTAATGGTTATAAAATCTCCCGTTGAGAATATCGAAGTAGGATCGTAG
- the minC gene encoding septum site-determining protein MinC has protein sequence MRENGINFKGTRDGLQISLGDDLTFDSLKDALRKRLQQAGDFFKGTGLIVQFTGRLLEPDEISQLKNLIEEEIEAPVFVKDPPDDITSKIFLENDDLIIEGPAKFVYNTIRSGQRIAYDGNIIVVGDVNPGAEVVAGGNIVVAGYIRGMAHAGSDGNDKAAIIAGSIRALQVRIGHLIARAPDNDAALISQPEIAYVSGSEIVIEPYLKAASISRRRGEGYI, from the coding sequence ATGAGAGAAAATGGTATAAATTTTAAGGGTACCCGTGACGGATTGCAAATATCTTTGGGCGATGATTTAACATTTGATAGCTTAAAAGATGCTCTGCGCAAGCGTCTACAGCAGGCCGGAGATTTTTTTAAAGGCACAGGGCTTATAGTGCAATTTACCGGTCGCTTGCTGGAACCGGATGAGATTTCTCAACTCAAAAACTTGATAGAAGAAGAAATTGAGGCGCCAGTATTTGTTAAAGATCCTCCTGATGATATAACATCGAAAATTTTTTTGGAAAATGATGATCTTATAATTGAAGGTCCGGCTAAATTCGTATATAATACTATTAGGAGCGGACAAAGGATTGCCTATGATGGTAATATTATAGTGGTAGGCGATGTAAATCCGGGTGCAGAGGTCGTAGCAGGCGGCAATATCGTAGTGGCGGGTTATATACGCGGTATGGCGCATGCAGGCTCGGATGGAAACGATAAGGCTGCTATTATTGCGGGGAGTATAAGAGCGTTGCAGGTACGTATAGGACATCTGATAGCTCGTGCCCCCGATAATGATGCAGCGCTTATCAGCCAACCGGAGATAGCCTATGTCAGCGGCTCTGAAATAGTAATAGAACCATATTTAAAAGCGGCTTCAATAAGCCGACGTAGAGGAGAGGGATACATATGA
- the larC gene encoding nickel pincer cofactor biosynthesis protein LarC, producing MKILYFDCFSGISGDMILGAMLDAGVDEGLLRRELAKLPIDGYELQITKKQKNGIAGTDVDVLLHHHEHEVGDHHHEHRNLHDIESIIDTSALDDHVKQTAKGIFMRLAQAEAHIHGTSLDQIHFHEVGAIDSIVDIIGAAICFHALKPDAVYASPLNVGSGFVKCQHGLLPVPAPAALELLKGVPIYSTDIDAELVTPTGAAVLSYICRQFGPMPLMNVERIGYGLGKRDLDIPNALRIIIGEQSSSRRDEVAVLECNIDDMNPELYGYAMDRLFDGGALDVFYTSIMMKKDRPAVKITVLCRKGDEKKFSDILMKETSTFGVRSYYAERMTLPRHWVNVSTPWGTVRVKAAEYDGSVKYAPEYEDCARAAHSAGVPLRDVYQFALAEALKGALEHA from the coding sequence TTGAAGATACTGTATTTCGATTGTTTTTCAGGCATAAGCGGTGACATGATACTGGGCGCTATGCTAGATGCCGGGGTGGATGAGGGCCTTTTACGCCGCGAGTTGGCTAAATTGCCTATAGACGGTTATGAGTTGCAGATAACTAAAAAGCAAAAAAATGGAATTGCTGGTACTGACGTCGATGTGCTGCTGCACCATCATGAACATGAAGTCGGTGATCATCACCACGAACATCGCAATCTTCATGATATAGAGAGTATCATTGACACCAGTGCTTTGGATGACCATGTCAAGCAAACAGCAAAGGGTATATTTATGCGTTTGGCGCAAGCAGAGGCTCATATTCACGGCACTTCCTTGGATCAAATTCATTTCCACGAAGTTGGAGCTATAGACTCTATAGTAGATATAATAGGGGCAGCCATATGCTTTCATGCCCTAAAACCTGATGCGGTATATGCTTCACCGTTGAACGTAGGATCAGGTTTTGTCAAATGCCAGCATGGCTTATTGCCCGTACCAGCGCCGGCAGCATTGGAATTATTGAAAGGCGTACCGATATATTCTACCGATATAGATGCTGAGCTGGTTACGCCTACAGGGGCAGCGGTGTTATCGTATATATGCCGTCAGTTCGGTCCTATGCCGCTTATGAATGTAGAACGTATAGGTTATGGTTTAGGCAAGAGGGATTTGGACATACCCAATGCGCTGCGCATCATAATAGGTGAGCAATCGTCGAGTCGCCGCGATGAGGTAGCTGTACTGGAATGCAATATAGACGACATGAACCCCGAACTATACGGTTATGCCATGGATAGATTGTTCGACGGCGGGGCTTTGGATGTATTTTATACGTCCATCATGATGAAAAAGGATCGTCCTGCGGTTAAGATAACGGTTTTGTGCCGCAAAGGAGATGAGAAAAAGTTTTCTGATATACTCATGAAAGAAACGTCAACATTTGGCGTGAGAAGCTATTATGCCGAACGGATGACATTGCCGCGCCATTGGGTTAATGTGTCTACGCCATGGGGAACGGTGCGCGTTAAAGCAGCCGAATACGACGGCAGTGTAAAATATGCACCTGAATATGAAGATTGTGCCAGAGCTGCGCATAGTGCTGGAGTGCCTCTGCGCGATGTATATCAGTTTGCATTGGCCGAGGCTTTGAAAGGGGCTCTGGAGCATGCATGA
- the mreD gene encoding rod shape-determining protein MreD translates to MKSFIIAIIVVIDLIIETTLLPFVEVMGVKPNMLLTLIAAFAFMDDRLAAVSVAIAGGLLQDIIFADVVGPTALLYLAFAYGFIVLRDKVAVDRVIMPAIITFDAAVIYNVFMAAMFALSRLEVSLQGLLTLSIFNGLYTAAVGVIVYNILHWLYRKYSFMNKQNIFSKEK, encoded by the coding sequence ATGAAGAGCTTTATTATAGCTATTATAGTGGTCATCGATCTTATCATAGAAACTACATTACTACCGTTTGTGGAAGTAATGGGTGTTAAACCCAATATGTTGCTGACGTTGATAGCTGCATTTGCTTTTATGGATGACCGATTGGCTGCTGTCAGCGTGGCTATCGCAGGCGGCCTGCTGCAAGACATAATATTTGCCGATGTTGTTGGACCTACAGCACTATTGTACTTGGCTTTTGCTTATGGATTTATAGTTTTACGCGATAAAGTAGCTGTGGATCGCGTGATTATGCCTGCTATAATTACATTTGACGCGGCTGTAATATATAACGTATTTATGGCTGCGATGTTTGCGTTATCCAGGTTGGAGGTAAGCCTGCAAGGGCTTTTGACTTTATCGATATTTAATGGCTTATATACAGCTGCAGTAGGTGTTATAGTATATAATATATTACATTGGTTATATAGGAAATATAGTTTCATGAATAAGCAAAATATCTTTTCTAAAGAGAAGTGA
- the minD gene encoding septum site-determining protein MinD encodes MSEVIVITSGKGGVGKTTTTANIGTALALQGNKVVLMDADIGLRNLDVVMGLENRIVYDLVDVVEGVCRLKQALIKDKRYDGLYLLPAAQTREKTAVTPEQMKKLCEELKEQFDYVLIDCPAGIEQGFKNAIAGADRAVVITVPEVSAVRDADRVIGLLTANGLEEPQLIINRLKMDMVRRGDMMSIDDTLDILGISLLGVVPDDESIVISTNRGEPAVSNSQSLAGQAYNNIARRILGQDVPLMEFNVDQGFLSRLKRFFGISTRSVSDHA; translated from the coding sequence ATGAGCGAGGTCATAGTCATAACATCTGGAAAGGGTGGTGTGGGCAAGACCACTACTACCGCCAATATAGGTACGGCATTGGCATTACAAGGCAATAAAGTGGTGTTGATGGATGCGGATATAGGATTGCGTAACCTCGATGTGGTTATGGGCCTGGAGAATCGCATAGTCTACGACTTAGTGGACGTTGTGGAGGGGGTATGCAGGCTCAAGCAGGCACTCATAAAAGATAAGCGCTATGATGGATTATATCTTTTACCGGCAGCGCAGACCAGGGAGAAGACGGCTGTTACACCGGAGCAAATGAAGAAATTGTGCGAGGAATTAAAAGAGCAATTCGACTATGTGCTTATAGATTGTCCGGCTGGTATAGAACAAGGTTTTAAGAATGCCATAGCCGGTGCCGACAGGGCTGTTGTGATTACAGTACCTGAGGTATCGGCCGTAAGGGATGCTGATCGCGTCATAGGATTGTTGACAGCAAATGGTCTGGAAGAGCCTCAATTGATAATAAACCGGCTCAAGATGGATATGGTGCGCCGCGGCGATATGATGAGCATAGACGATACGCTGGATATATTGGGTATAAGCTTGCTGGGGGTTGTCCCTGATGACGAGAGCATAGTAATATCCACCAATCGCGGTGAACCCGCGGTATCCAACTCGCAATCGCTTGCCGGACAAGCCTATAACAATATAGCGCGTCGGATACTAGGCCAAGATGTACCGCTTATGGAATTTAATGTAGACCAAGGATTTCTTAGCAGGCTTAAACGGTTCTTTGGGATAAGCACGCGCAGCGTGAGCGATCATGCTTGA